From a single Arachis hypogaea cultivar Tifrunner chromosome 3, arahy.Tifrunner.gnm2.J5K5, whole genome shotgun sequence genomic region:
- the LOC112789677 gene encoding uncharacterized protein, translating into MLPPLTERAGARHEKREARVGTVLPGLFPSIWSCHKSGCFTFSIHPSVFGVAVSWGHWKSEAVAGTTTGIAAIWFSHFFLFALLGLLQKWLGAEVLVAGDFELRRKGLCETFGLWICVLRIWAQKL; encoded by the exons ATGCTGCCACCACTGACGGAACGGGCTGGAGCTCGTCACGAAAAGAGAGAGGCTAGGGTTGGCACCGTCTTGCCTG GGTTGTTTCCATCGATTTGGAGTTGCCATAAAAGTGGTTGTTTCACTTTTAGTATTCATCCTTCTGTGTTTGGAGTTGCTGTGAGTTGGGGCCACTGGAAAAGTGAGGCTGTTGCCGGAACCACCACCGGGATTGCCGCTATATGGTTCAGTCACTTCTTCCTATTTGCG TTGCTGGGGTTGTTACAaaagtggcttggagctgaggttttggttgccggtgATTTtgagttgaggcggaaaggactctgtgagacgtttgggttatggatttgcgttttgag